From Streptomyces sp. NBC_00775, one genomic window encodes:
- a CDS encoding lactate 2-monooxygenase has protein sequence MAKHWADFQYEIYLNGMTGAVPRLPTDLTRLEELTEQRLGPGPVGYVAGSAGNGSTARANREALDRRRIVPRMLRDVQQRDLSVEVLGRPLPAPVALAPVGVLSIMHPDAESAAARAAAAQGVPYILSSASSTPMEQVAEAMGDAERWFQLYWAKDREVTRSFLDRAKAAGYTALLVTLDTPLLAWRPRDLDQAYLPFLHGVGTANYFSDPAFQAGLAKPVHEDPNAAVMHFVGMFADPGKTWPDLAFLRENWDGPIVLKGVLHPDDARRAADAGMDGVVVSNHGGRQVAGSVAAADALPRVVEAAGDRLTVLFDSGIRTGDDIFKALALGAEAVLVGRPYAYGLGLDGQAGVEHVIRCLLAEFDLTLALSGHARPATLGPDDLIEETA, from the coding sequence ATGGCGAAGCATTGGGCCGACTTCCAGTACGAGATCTATCTGAACGGAATGACGGGCGCCGTACCGCGGCTGCCCACCGATCTGACCCGGCTGGAGGAGCTCACCGAGCAGCGGCTCGGCCCCGGTCCGGTCGGCTATGTGGCGGGCAGCGCGGGCAACGGCAGCACCGCGCGGGCCAACCGGGAGGCCCTCGACCGGCGGCGGATCGTGCCGCGCATGCTGCGCGATGTGCAGCAACGCGATCTGTCCGTCGAGGTGTTGGGGCGTCCGCTGCCCGCACCGGTGGCGCTCGCTCCTGTGGGCGTGCTGTCGATCATGCACCCGGACGCGGAGTCCGCCGCCGCGCGGGCCGCCGCGGCGCAGGGTGTGCCGTACATCCTGTCCTCGGCGTCCAGCACCCCCATGGAGCAGGTCGCGGAGGCGATGGGCGACGCGGAGCGCTGGTTCCAGTTGTACTGGGCGAAGGACCGCGAGGTCACCCGGTCCTTCCTGGACCGGGCGAAGGCGGCGGGGTACACGGCGCTGCTCGTCACTCTCGACACTCCCCTGCTGGCGTGGCGGCCGCGCGACCTGGACCAGGCGTATCTGCCGTTCCTGCACGGTGTGGGCACCGCCAACTACTTCTCGGACCCGGCGTTCCAGGCGGGCCTGGCCAAGCCGGTGCACGAGGATCCGAACGCGGCGGTGATGCACTTCGTGGGGATGTTCGCGGATCCCGGCAAGACCTGGCCGGACCTGGCCTTCCTGCGGGAGAACTGGGACGGGCCGATCGTCCTCAAGGGCGTCCTGCACCCGGACGACGCCCGCCGTGCCGCCGATGCCGGGATGGACGGCGTGGTCGTCTCCAACCACGGCGGGCGGCAGGTGGCGGGGTCGGTGGCGGCCGCCGACGCGCTGCCCCGCGTGGTCGAGGCGGCCGGTGACCGGCTGACCGTTCTCTTCGACAGCGGGATCCGCACGGGCGACGACATCTTCAAGGCGCTCGCGCTCGGCGCCGAGGCGGTGCTCGTCGGACGCCCGTACGCCTATGGGCTCGGCCTCGACGGACAGGCGGGCGTCGAGCACGTCATCCGCTGTCTGCTCGCCGAGTTCGACCTGACGCTGGCCCTGTCCGGGCACGCCCGCCCCGCCACCCTCGGCCCCGACGACCTGATCGAGGAAACCGCATGA
- a CDS encoding 2-hydroxyacid dehydrogenase: protein MTVTKNVLAVVSPHVGGRTAGAALATVFPGEAHVTVVEATDEDPAALREAHVIITGLGPVTAEHIAAAPELELIQCASHGFDYVDLDTARAKGVPVCNIGSSGAEKQNVAEQTFALMLALAKQLVPAHTALVDADWALPRLQRSITELSGKTLGIVGLGHIGEEVAQRAVAFDMSIVYAGPQPVGAETEARLGGARHVELDELLRTSDYITLHAPLTDATRHLLNAERLALLKPTAFVINTARGALIDQDALADALEAGTLAGAGIDVFDPEPPTPALRLLKAPNVVLSPHVAGVTRETLVRIALAAVQNAVEFVAGKPLRDVVS from the coding sequence ATGACCGTCACGAAGAACGTTCTGGCCGTCGTCTCGCCGCATGTCGGGGGCCGTACGGCAGGCGCGGCGCTCGCCACCGTATTCCCGGGCGAGGCCCACGTCACCGTCGTGGAGGCGACCGACGAGGACCCCGCCGCGCTGCGCGAGGCGCATGTCATCATCACGGGACTCGGCCCGGTGACCGCCGAACACATCGCCGCGGCACCGGAGTTGGAACTCATCCAGTGTGCCAGCCACGGCTTCGACTACGTCGACCTGGACACGGCGCGCGCCAAGGGCGTGCCCGTGTGCAACATCGGCTCCAGTGGCGCCGAGAAGCAGAACGTGGCCGAGCAGACCTTCGCCCTCATGCTGGCTCTCGCCAAGCAACTGGTCCCGGCGCACACAGCGTTGGTCGACGCCGACTGGGCGCTGCCGCGGCTCCAGCGGTCCATCACCGAACTGTCCGGCAAGACCCTCGGCATCGTCGGGCTCGGACACATCGGCGAGGAGGTCGCCCAGCGCGCGGTCGCGTTCGACATGAGCATCGTGTACGCCGGTCCGCAGCCCGTCGGCGCGGAGACCGAGGCCCGGCTCGGCGGCGCCCGCCATGTCGAACTCGACGAACTCCTGCGCACCTCGGACTACATCACGCTGCACGCGCCGCTGACCGACGCGACCCGGCATCTGCTCAACGCCGAACGGCTGGCGCTCCTCAAGCCGACCGCGTTCGTGATCAACACCGCGCGGGGCGCCCTGATCGACCAGGACGCCCTCGCGGACGCGCTGGAGGCGGGCACCCTGGCCGGAGCCGGCATCGACGTCTTCGACCCCGAACCGCCCACTCCGGCCCTGCGGTTGCTCAAGGCCCCGAACGTGGTGCTGTCACCCCATGTCGCGGGGGTCACGCGCGAGACGCTCGTCCGGATCGCGCTGGCGGCGGTCCAGAACGCCGTCGAGTTCGTGGCCGGCAAGCCGCTGCGGGATGTCGTCTCGTAG
- a CDS encoding RICIN domain-containing protein, with protein sequence MHTPHPPRPPYPPGGVPGESDESLAAGLRGRPESDAAHPVALLMARHWQPAYDYAVICLASSANVASMVTATSFHQMLDRLMQGDSGLALRPHLLVTVRDTVKDWSADDRISGVLPDLRKPAGGRGMRVAKSMTAENRKLAERSFHALPGLARCLLWHTEVEAEPISVPAGLSGMDTDSASAALEQAREQFREGCVRAHRELAPTKECGFYNRLLDVPIRRGGALLPDVQQHLMECPYCRHAAEQLSHFEGGLGVLLAEAVLGWGARRYLDSRPGRAGQAVRPRVGSPFGGRRQGNDGTPGSGGRPGSGGRHRLLSRIPTQDRRTAQPGERPPKALLTGAGVSAVLLVTVLATSLWSNDDGGADPTASTGASSNRTLSPTPGSQAPPAMSSPPDSAGLPTTTEQTRLRNLAADLCLDIRGGKAKAGASTKLAVCSSAWTQQWSYEEDGLLRSIANPELCLDSHADNGVVFLDRCAAKSAAGGEDERYDLTVRGELLPRWNDGLAVAPASTDPDADIVVKVRDGSDVQRWRTDASSAGPESLSIAGTTSPSTQPTSAPPSVVGTPEVPSEPPNEQPTGVPVEPEATPSETYQEPRAVAVSDGDDNGSASAAPALPLPLPLQLPDVITGVGL encoded by the coding sequence GTGCACACCCCCCACCCCCCTCGTCCCCCTTATCCGCCCGGTGGCGTTCCCGGTGAATCCGACGAGAGTCTCGCCGCCGGGCTGAGAGGCAGGCCGGAGAGCGATGCCGCCCATCCCGTCGCCCTGCTGATGGCCCGGCACTGGCAGCCGGCCTACGACTATGCGGTCATCTGCCTCGCTTCTTCGGCGAACGTCGCCTCCATGGTCACCGCGACCTCCTTCCACCAGATGCTCGACCGCCTCATGCAAGGCGACTCCGGTCTCGCGCTCCGGCCGCACCTCCTCGTGACCGTGAGGGACACCGTCAAGGACTGGTCCGCGGACGATCGGATATCCGGTGTTCTGCCGGACTTGAGGAAACCCGCGGGCGGTCGCGGTATGCGCGTGGCCAAGTCCATGACGGCCGAAAATCGGAAGCTCGCCGAGCGCTCTTTCCACGCCCTCCCGGGACTCGCCCGGTGTCTGCTGTGGCACACCGAGGTCGAGGCCGAGCCCATATCCGTACCGGCTGGTCTGTCGGGCATGGATACCGACAGCGCGTCGGCCGCTCTGGAGCAGGCCCGCGAACAATTCCGGGAGGGCTGTGTACGCGCCCACCGGGAACTCGCGCCGACCAAGGAATGCGGCTTCTACAACCGGTTGCTGGACGTACCGATTCGCCGCGGCGGCGCCTTGCTGCCCGATGTCCAACAGCATCTGATGGAGTGCCCCTACTGCCGCCACGCGGCCGAGCAACTCAGCCATTTCGAGGGCGGGTTGGGCGTACTGCTCGCCGAAGCGGTACTCGGCTGGGGCGCACGGCGGTATCTCGACTCACGCCCGGGGCGCGCGGGGCAAGCGGTGCGCCCCCGGGTCGGATCCCCCTTCGGCGGCAGGCGGCAGGGAAACGACGGAACTCCCGGCAGCGGTGGACGTCCGGGAAGCGGTGGCCGTCATCGCCTGCTGTCCCGGATTCCCACCCAGGACCGCCGCACGGCCCAGCCGGGAGAACGGCCCCCGAAGGCCCTGCTCACGGGGGCGGGCGTCTCGGCCGTCCTCCTCGTCACCGTGCTCGCCACCAGCCTGTGGTCGAACGACGACGGCGGCGCCGACCCCACGGCCTCCACCGGCGCGAGCAGCAACCGCACCCTGTCGCCCACACCCGGCTCCCAGGCCCCGCCCGCCATGTCCTCGCCGCCCGACTCGGCCGGGCTCCCCACGACCACCGAGCAGACCCGGCTGCGCAACCTCGCCGCCGACCTGTGCCTCGACATCCGGGGCGGCAAGGCGAAGGCCGGCGCCTCGACCAAGCTGGCGGTGTGCTCGTCCGCCTGGACCCAGCAGTGGTCGTACGAGGAAGACGGTCTGCTGCGCAGCATCGCCAACCCCGAGCTGTGCCTCGACTCGCACGCTGACAACGGTGTCGTGTTCCTGGACCGCTGTGCCGCCAAGAGCGCGGCGGGCGGCGAGGACGAGCGCTACGACCTCACCGTGCGGGGCGAGTTGCTGCCCCGCTGGAACGACGGCCTCGCCGTCGCGCCCGCCTCCACCGATCCAGACGCCGACATCGTCGTCAAGGTGCGCGACGGCTCCGACGTCCAGCGGTGGCGCACCGACGCGTCGTCGGCCGGCCCCGAGTCGCTGTCGATCGCGGGCACGACCAGCCCCTCGACGCAGCCCACAAGTGCCCCGCCGTCGGTCGTCGGCACGCCCGAGGTGCCGAGCGAACCGCCGAACGAACAGCCGACAGGAGTGCCGGTCGAGCCGGAGGCCACTCCGTCGGAGACCTACCAGGAACCGCGCGCCGTGGCCGTCAGCGACGGCGACGACAACGGCAGCGCGAGCGCGGCGCCCGCGCTGCCGCTGCCGCTGCCCCTCCAACTTCCCGACGTCATCACGGGGGTTGGACTGTGA
- a CDS encoding pyridoxal-phosphate dependent enzyme gives MPLIMRPAARDWTCEPAPDEVRAFHAALPGHAPTPLTELPALAVELGVARVFVKDESARLGLPAFKVLGASWAIHRILAAADGPLTLVTATDGNHGRAVARTARLLKQRAHVLVPHGVGPGAVDAIAAEGARVTRVEGPYDEAVCRAAAVADAPGAVLVQDTAWPGYEEIPGWIVEGYSTLFAEIDSQLAAEEVELPDLVAVPAGVGSLAQAAVTHYRSRRTPGPCLLSVEPEAASCVLASLTHGRPMSVTTGDTIMAGLNCGTPSSLAWPFLRDGLDAAVAVTDADSARAVHDLAALGVSSGPCGAASLAGIRAAVEQGLALEPDSTVVLLSTEGPTAT, from the coding sequence ATGCCGCTGATCATGAGGCCCGCCGCGCGGGACTGGACCTGTGAGCCCGCTCCCGACGAAGTGCGCGCCTTCCACGCCGCTTTGCCCGGCCACGCCCCCACTCCGCTCACCGAACTGCCCGCCCTCGCCGTCGAGTTGGGAGTCGCTCGCGTCTTCGTCAAGGACGAGTCGGCGCGGCTCGGACTGCCCGCCTTCAAGGTGCTCGGAGCGTCCTGGGCGATCCACCGGATCCTCGCTGCGGCCGACGGTCCGCTCACTCTCGTCACCGCCACCGACGGCAACCACGGCCGGGCCGTGGCCCGTACGGCACGTCTCCTCAAGCAGCGTGCCCATGTCCTCGTGCCGCACGGGGTGGGGCCGGGCGCCGTGGACGCCATCGCCGCCGAAGGGGCACGGGTGACGCGGGTCGAGGGCCCGTACGACGAGGCGGTGTGCCGGGCCGCCGCGGTCGCGGACGCGCCCGGCGCCGTACTGGTGCAGGACACCGCCTGGCCCGGCTACGAGGAGATCCCGGGCTGGATAGTCGAGGGCTACTCCACCCTGTTCGCCGAGATCGACTCCCAACTCGCCGCCGAGGAAGTCGAGTTGCCCGATCTCGTGGCCGTCCCCGCCGGTGTGGGATCCCTCGCGCAGGCGGCCGTCACGCACTACCGCAGCCGCCGTACACCCGGCCCCTGTCTGCTGTCCGTGGAACCCGAAGCGGCGTCCTGCGTTCTGGCGAGTCTCACCCACGGCCGGCCGATGAGCGTGACCACCGGCGACACCATCATGGCGGGGCTCAATTGCGGTACCCCGTCCAGTCTCGCCTGGCCCTTCCTCCGCGACGGGCTGGACGCCGCCGTCGCCGTCACCGACGCCGACAGCGCTCGCGCGGTCCACGACCTCGCCGCCCTCGGTGTCTCCTCCGGCCCCTGCGGTGCGGCATCGCTGGCGGGGATCCGGGCGGCCGTCGAGCAGGGGCTCGCCCTCGAACCCGACTCGACCGTCGTCCTGCTCAGCACGGAAGGGCCCACAGCCACCTGA
- a CDS encoding toxin Doc, with amino-acid sequence MAPVIHIDVPWLLQRHEEVLPDQPTVNDFSALVAAVARHRVDPPRLGVDSDPAWRAAALLHTLALLKPLPAANARFACSAAVAYMFVSGVGIDPPYGALVDLARDLISGKTDVYGAADRLRSWQI; translated from the coding sequence ATGGCTCCCGTCATCCATATCGACGTGCCCTGGCTGCTCCAGCGCCACGAAGAAGTACTGCCCGACCAGCCCACGGTCAACGACTTCTCGGCACTGGTCGCGGCCGTGGCCCGCCACCGCGTCGACCCGCCCCGCCTCGGCGTCGACTCCGACCCGGCCTGGCGCGCCGCCGCGCTGCTGCACACCCTTGCCCTGCTGAAGCCCTTACCGGCCGCCAACGCCCGCTTCGCCTGCTCGGCGGCGGTCGCGTACATGTTCGTCAGCGGCGTCGGCATCGACCCGCCGTACGGAGCCCTGGTCGACCTCGCCCGCGATCTGATCTCCGGCAAGACGGATGTCTACGGAGCGGCCGACCGACTGCGATCCTGGCAGATCTGA
- a CDS encoding TIGR03086 family metal-binding protein — MNTTPAELADQLARAARNLQAYTQQPALTGKRELPTPCPDFDVHRLSEHLLGALVTGAYAAAKKPLPADAPMTLTEAPWVAFPPLVERLAAAWAEPGAWEGETPFASRTFPAQLAGLITIMELTVHGWDLATATGQPFTADDDVIATVTDVVGQIADGARANGSFGPAVEPAADATPLERLLAFTGRKAV; from the coding sequence ATGAACACCACCCCCGCAGAGCTCGCCGACCAGCTGGCCCGCGCCGCCCGCAACCTCCAGGCGTACACCCAGCAGCCCGCCCTCACCGGCAAGCGTGAACTCCCCACGCCCTGCCCCGACTTCGATGTCCATCGGCTCAGCGAGCACCTGCTCGGCGCACTCGTGACGGGCGCGTACGCCGCCGCGAAGAAGCCGCTCCCCGCCGACGCCCCGATGACCCTGACCGAGGCACCCTGGGTGGCCTTCCCGCCGCTCGTCGAGCGGCTCGCCGCCGCGTGGGCCGAGCCGGGAGCCTGGGAGGGCGAGACACCCTTCGCGTCGCGCACCTTCCCCGCGCAGCTCGCCGGGTTGATCACCATCATGGAACTGACCGTGCACGGCTGGGACCTGGCCACCGCCACCGGGCAGCCGTTCACGGCCGACGACGACGTGATCGCCACCGTGACGGACGTTGTCGGACAGATCGCCGACGGCGCCCGGGCGAACGGATCCTTCGGGCCGGCTGTCGAGCCCGCCGCCGACGCCACGCCGCTGGAGCGTCTGCTGGCCTTCACCGGGCGGAAGGCCGTCTGA
- a CDS encoding SRPBCC family protein, giving the protein MADIAMQLTIEAEADTVREALTTETGVRGWFTADAEIGEGVGAEHTLSFPGVPESWRLRITESGDRRLVLAGENGPWAGTTQTYEILDVPEGGVLLRFTHAGFPAQDDAYRNFTYGWATKFTALKAYAETGKPAPFFD; this is encoded by the coding sequence ATGGCCGACATCGCGATGCAGCTGACCATCGAGGCCGAGGCGGACACCGTCCGTGAAGCCCTCACCACCGAGACCGGCGTACGCGGCTGGTTCACGGCGGACGCCGAGATAGGGGAGGGCGTCGGCGCGGAGCACACGCTGAGCTTCCCCGGCGTACCGGAGTCCTGGCGGCTGCGGATCACCGAGTCCGGCGACCGACGCCTGGTCCTCGCGGGCGAGAACGGGCCGTGGGCCGGCACCACGCAGACGTACGAGATCCTCGACGTTCCCGAGGGCGGGGTCCTGCTGCGCTTCACGCACGCCGGGTTCCCGGCCCAGGACGACGCCTATCGCAACTTCACCTACGGCTGGGCGACCAAGTTCACGGCCCTCAAGGCGTACGCGGAGACCGGCAAGCCCGCTCCCTTTTTCGACTGA
- a CDS encoding ArsR/SmtB family transcription factor, producing the protein MDQVKAISEPRRRAILQLVWHEELSAGEIAERFDVTFGAVSQHLKVLREAALVVVRKDGTKRYYRADRAGMGPLAAYLESMWGDSLDALAALAEQAEREEEQK; encoded by the coding sequence GTGGACCAGGTGAAGGCGATCAGCGAGCCGCGACGGCGGGCGATTCTCCAGCTCGTATGGCATGAGGAGCTGTCCGCCGGAGAGATCGCCGAGCGCTTCGACGTCACCTTCGGCGCGGTCTCCCAGCATCTGAAGGTGCTCCGCGAGGCGGCCCTGGTCGTCGTCCGGAAGGACGGCACCAAGCGGTACTACCGCGCGGACCGTGCTGGGATGGGACCGCTGGCCGCCTACCTGGAGTCCATGTGGGGCGACTCCCTGGACGCCCTGGCCGCGCTCGCCGAACAGGCCGAGCGGGAGGAGGAGCAGAAGTGA
- a CDS encoding SRPBCC family protein: MTITPDGSVVVQRHIKARPETVFSFFTDSERWLSWQGIEGVLDPTPGGAYRMRVVGDATAAGHFEEVEPYTRIVLTWGWENEGDPVPPGSSRIEVTFSPEPDGTLLTLTHSGLPEPAREPHQEGWEHYLDRLAVRAPGGDPGPDRWMQQGPA; this comes from the coding sequence GTGACCATCACCCCCGACGGCTCCGTCGTCGTACAGCGGCACATCAAGGCCCGCCCGGAGACCGTGTTCTCCTTCTTCACCGACAGCGAGCGCTGGCTGTCCTGGCAGGGCATCGAGGGCGTGCTCGACCCGACGCCCGGCGGCGCGTACCGGATGCGGGTCGTCGGTGACGCCACCGCCGCCGGGCACTTCGAGGAGGTCGAGCCGTACACCCGGATCGTCCTCACCTGGGGCTGGGAGAACGAGGGCGACCCGGTGCCGCCCGGCAGCAGCCGTATCGAGGTGACCTTCTCCCCCGAGCCGGACGGCACCCTGCTCACGCTCACCCACTCCGGTCTGCCCGAGCCGGCCCGCGAGCCGCACCAGGAGGGCTGGGAGCACTACCTCGACCGGCTCGCCGTACGGGCGCCCGGCGGCGACCCCGGCCCGGACCGCTGGATGCAGCAGGGCCCCGCCTGA
- a CDS encoding hemerythrin domain-containing protein has translation MSIDLTVMYAAHDAFRRDLVRLGKAAADGTAFTPQVRAGWDNFTHQLHIHHTAEDSDLWPRVRREVQGRPQDIALLAEMEAEHGLLDPQLSAVDAALKDRSVELPELVHALASTLDDHLAHEEASALPLIQEVLTPADWGAFTGRIRQTQGLRGAAVFVPWIVDGIPPADRAAFLGALPPPARVLNRLFWEAGYRRRGLWGS, from the coding sequence ATGAGCATCGACCTCACCGTCATGTACGCCGCCCACGACGCGTTCCGGCGCGACCTGGTACGCCTCGGAAAGGCCGCCGCGGACGGCACCGCCTTCACCCCCCAAGTCCGCGCCGGCTGGGACAACTTCACGCACCAGCTGCACATCCACCACACCGCCGAGGACAGCGACCTGTGGCCCCGGGTGCGGCGCGAGGTACAGGGCCGTCCCCAGGACATCGCCCTCCTCGCGGAGATGGAGGCGGAGCACGGCCTCCTCGACCCGCAGCTCAGCGCCGTCGACGCGGCCCTGAAGGACCGGTCGGTCGAACTCCCCGAGCTGGTCCACGCGTTGGCCTCGACCCTCGACGACCACCTCGCGCACGAGGAGGCGAGCGCCCTGCCGCTCATCCAGGAGGTGCTGACGCCCGCGGACTGGGGCGCCTTCACGGGACGTATCCGTCAGACGCAGGGCCTGCGCGGAGCCGCCGTCTTCGTGCCGTGGATCGTCGACGGCATCCCGCCCGCCGACCGCGCCGCGTTCCTCGGCGCGCTGCCCCCGCCCGCCCGTGTCCTCAACCGCCTGTTCTGGGAGGCGGGTTACCGCAGGCGCGGACTGTGGGGGAGCTGA
- a CDS encoding DHA2 family efflux MFS transporter permease subunit encodes MFKKWRGNPWAILITLSLGFFMTLLDLTIVNIAIPDMGQDLDASLDEILWVVNAYTLALAVLLITAGRLGDLRGKRNLFIAGVALFTLASLACGLARDPAQLIAFRAVQGLGAALLMPQTLSIIAEVFPADRRGVAMGVWGAVAGISGALGPIIGGALITHLDWRWIFYVNLPLGVLVLGLAVAIIPGSRRTVRHRFDTFGVLLASSALFCLAFGLTEGQRYDWNGWILALFGAAAVLFAGFLAHERGQQTKDPLVPFSLFKDRNFTLINFVGITVSFGVIGMFLPLTIYLQSVLGFSALKSGLVLLPLALGSFVMAGPAGVLADRIGGKFILMTGLLAWAAALVWIVAAADVGSSWTAVAFPLFLAGLGAGCTFAPMATEVMRHVPARLSGAASGVNNALRQVGSVLAGAVVGAVLQAQLAHSLTDQARQRAGQLPAAYRDGFVAAFSKAESDVNARQTAAAPSGVPHDVADRMRELGGQVFGHGFVDAMGPAVLVSAAVVLTGALACLAVRRHRGPSANPHALPVSEPALEEATS; translated from the coding sequence GTGTTCAAGAAATGGCGCGGCAACCCATGGGCGATCCTCATCACACTCTCCCTGGGGTTCTTCATGACGCTCCTCGACCTGACGATCGTGAACATCGCGATCCCCGACATGGGCCAGGACCTGGACGCCTCCCTCGACGAGATCCTGTGGGTCGTCAACGCCTACACCCTCGCCCTCGCCGTCCTGCTGATCACCGCGGGCCGCCTCGGTGACCTGCGGGGCAAACGGAACCTGTTCATCGCGGGCGTCGCCCTCTTCACGCTCGCCAGCCTGGCCTGCGGCCTCGCGCGGGACCCGGCCCAGCTGATCGCCTTCCGGGCGGTCCAGGGCCTGGGCGCGGCGCTGCTCATGCCGCAGACCCTGTCGATCATCGCGGAGGTGTTCCCGGCCGACCGGCGGGGCGTCGCGATGGGCGTGTGGGGCGCGGTCGCGGGGATCTCCGGAGCCCTCGGCCCGATCATCGGGGGCGCGCTGATCACCCATCTCGACTGGCGGTGGATCTTCTACGTCAATCTGCCGCTCGGAGTGCTGGTGCTGGGTCTCGCCGTGGCGATCATCCCGGGTTCGCGGCGCACGGTCCGCCACCGCTTCGACACCTTCGGCGTACTGCTCGCCTCAAGTGCCCTGTTCTGCCTGGCATTCGGTCTGACGGAAGGGCAGCGCTACGACTGGAACGGCTGGATCCTGGCGCTGTTCGGCGCGGCGGCCGTGCTCTTCGCCGGCTTCCTGGCACACGAGCGCGGCCAGCAGACGAAGGACCCGCTCGTCCCGTTCTCGCTCTTCAAGGATCGCAACTTCACCCTCATCAACTTCGTGGGCATCACCGTGTCCTTCGGCGTCATCGGGATGTTCCTGCCGCTGACGATCTACCTTCAGTCCGTCCTGGGCTTCAGCGCGCTCAAGTCCGGGCTGGTGCTGCTGCCCCTGGCGCTCGGCTCGTTCGTGATGGCGGGACCCGCGGGCGTCCTCGCGGACAGGATCGGCGGCAAGTTCATCCTGATGACCGGGCTGCTCGCCTGGGCGGCCGCGCTGGTGTGGATCGTGGCAGCGGCCGACGTCGGTTCGAGCTGGACGGCGGTCGCCTTCCCGCTCTTCCTCGCGGGTCTGGGCGCGGGCTGCACCTTCGCGCCGATGGCCACCGAGGTCATGCGCCACGTACCCGCGCGGCTGTCCGGTGCGGCCTCGGGTGTCAACAACGCGCTGCGGCAGGTCGGTTCGGTCCTCGCGGGCGCCGTCGTCGGAGCCGTGCTCCAGGCTCAGCTCGCCCACTCCCTCACCGACCAGGCACGGCAGCGCGCCGGGCAGCTCCCCGCCGCGTACCGCGACGGCTTCGTCGCCGCCTTCTCCAAGGCGGAGTCTGATGTGAACGCCCGGCAGACGGCCGCTGCCCCGTCCGGAGTGCCGCACGATGTCGCCGACCGGATGCGGGAGCTCGGCGGCCAGGTCTTCGGCCACGGCTTCGTGGACGCGATGGGCCCCGCCGTCCTGGTCTCCGCCGCGGTCGTGCTGACCGGCGCGCTCGCCTGTCTCGCCGTACGCCGTCACCGCGGCCCGTCCGCCAACCCGCACGCCCTGCCCGTGTCCGAGCCCGCACTGGAGGAAGCCACCTCATGA
- the sigJ gene encoding RNA polymerase sigma factor SigJ codes for MSESSGAGTDGATRVFVDHRELLFAIVYNMLGSVADTEDVLQETWLSWSSRTHRSPLDGIDNPRAYLVRIAVNHALARRAAITRRRETYVGPWLPDPVLDEPAADDSADERTLRAESVSLAMLVVLESLSPLERAVFVLNEVFGYPHTEIAKVIDRSPAAVRQLAHRAREHVHARRPLYRAHPRVRRQATERFVAAALGGDIAALMEILAPDVTVWTDGGGKARSAGLRPVHGRDKAARLFAGYARRRGTDLDISYRRVNGDDSAVIFMGESPYAVMVMDLTPDGEQVSDVYIVTNPEKLTHVRRNNEETPAEEGERA; via the coding sequence ATGTCAGAAAGCTCCGGGGCCGGTACCGACGGCGCGACGCGGGTGTTCGTCGACCACCGCGAGCTGCTCTTCGCGATCGTCTACAACATGCTCGGCAGCGTCGCCGACACCGAGGACGTACTCCAGGAGACCTGGCTGTCCTGGAGCAGCCGAACCCACCGCTCCCCGCTCGACGGGATCGACAACCCGCGCGCCTACCTCGTCCGCATCGCCGTGAACCACGCCCTGGCACGACGCGCCGCCATCACCCGCCGCCGCGAGACCTATGTGGGGCCCTGGCTGCCGGATCCCGTGCTCGACGAACCCGCCGCCGACGACTCCGCCGACGAGCGCACCCTGCGGGCCGAGTCGGTGTCGCTGGCGATGCTCGTGGTCCTGGAGTCGCTGAGCCCGCTGGAGCGGGCGGTGTTCGTCCTCAACGAGGTGTTCGGCTACCCGCACACCGAGATCGCGAAGGTCATCGACCGCAGCCCGGCGGCGGTGCGCCAGCTCGCGCACCGCGCCCGGGAACACGTGCACGCCCGCCGTCCGCTGTACCGGGCCCATCCCCGTGTACGGCGGCAGGCGACCGAACGGTTCGTGGCGGCCGCACTCGGCGGTGACATCGCCGCGCTGATGGAGATCCTCGCGCCGGACGTCACGGTGTGGACGGACGGCGGCGGCAAGGCCCGCTCGGCCGGGCTGCGGCCGGTGCACGGACGGGACAAGGCGGCGCGTCTGTTCGCCGGTTACGCCAGGCGCCGCGGGACCGACCTCGACATCAGCTACCGCCGGGTCAACGGCGACGACTCCGCGGTGATCTTCATGGGCGAGTCGCCGTACGCCGTCATGGTCATGGACCTCACCCCGGACGGCGAGCAGGTGTCCGACGTCTACATCGTCACCAATCCCGAGAAGCTCACGCACGTACGACGGAACAACGAGGAGACCCCGGCCGAGGAAGGGGAGCGCGCGTGA